The DNA segment GCTGCTTATTTGGAGCTGGCTATTCGTGAGGGCTTGCCCTTAGCCACTCTGGATAAAAATCTGGTAAAAGCGGCTGTTAAAGCAGATATTGAGATACATCTCAGGGAGTAATGTTTGATAACGGGCGGCCAATATAGTCAAGGAATTGCCAGGGTGCGCTATGCTCAAAGCCTGGAATCTCAAAACTGATATTCGCGTGACAAATACGTGACAAGCCACCTGCACAAAAGCGCCTTTTGCTGATTAAACGTGACCAAATTGCACAGAAGCCAGTTTTTTAAGTGATTGAAAAATAAAGAATTTTAAGCATTATGAAATTCTAATATGCCTCTGGCAGTGTTGTACCCTCCGGGCATAAAAGGTCAGCGGTTCGATCCCGCTTAGCTCCACCACTCTTTTGTAGATAGCAGTAGTAAGTCAAAACCCTCGTCCGGCTAACCGCCACGGGGGTTTTTGCTTTTGGTCTGTAAGCATATTTCTAATTTCCCTCTCCGTATTTTGCTATCAAGGCTCCTGCTCGACCAAGGCGGTTTTTTATGTCGTTTCAGCAGTGCTCAAGTGGTGCTGAGTTCGACTATTGTTTTTAGTGCTTTTAAAAGCGCAGCTCATGGTGGGGTTGGGCTCAGTCGAGAGCCCTATAAAGCTGAGGTTTAATTTATTCGGTTTTAAAATTTAAACTGCGAAGAAATATAATGATTTTTTTAGCATAGCTGCCGTTTTATGCTTTGCACAGACAACATTGTGCAGGAGATCTGGTAGATAGTGTGATGACTGCCGCTATTTGAAGTTATCAGGCTGGTATTGCAGCTTGCTATCGCGTTGAATAGAAATATATCAGCAAAAATAGCGTAAATTTTAAATATTGGACTAGACTAAAGCTACATTATTTTAGGGTGAAGTGGTAAAGGTAGATCGATGAAAGCATTAGCCAGTATGGCCGTTAAATTTAAGTCAAAAACTTCCGGTGGCAACGGTTCTGTTGCCGTCAAGATAGATCAAAATAGTGCCTGGGAAAAACCGCCAGAAGTGTTGGTTAAACAGCGCCCGGTTAGCGAGCAGGTTAAGCCTATGGTGGCAGAAGATAGCCAGTATTTTGAGCTTGGGTATAACTAATAGTTAGCTGAATATCGGTATTTTAAACTGTGGGTGCTGTGCTGCCCTCACGCTTAGTTCCCCGTATTATCTTTAGCAATCTGCGTAACACAGTCAGGGTTTTCCACTTTATCGGTAATTTTAAGGTGGGGGACTAAGTCCGGTGCATCCATCCCCAGCAATAATTGCTCAAGCTTGCCGTTATTACTCAATTTTTTATTGGTCAGGAAGTAGTCTCGACAGAGGCTGGCAGCCTTTTTTTCGCCCAGAGTTTGGCTGGAGAACGCGATATAAATATTTAATGTATCAATCTGAAGCAGCCGTTCAATTTCAACCTCAAATTTTTCACTCCAGACATGATCAAAGTATAAGGCGCCAATGGCAAAATCAATTTTACCTTTTGCCAGGGCCTTAAACAGAAACTCGTTGCGGGGATAGTAAAAGACATTGTCGGCCTGACCGGCGGGTTGTTTTTCTACCCGTACTAAACCGACCCGGTAATTGGCTAAATCCCTGGGCGTTTGTATGGTTAAATCCCTTGAAGCCAACTTATAAATCGACAGTGGAATATTACCAACCGGCGCTGGGCTGACGTAAGTATCAGGTGGGGGCTGTATCGATTGTGTGGAACCTATGGTT comes from the Oceanicoccus sagamiensis genome and includes:
- a CDS encoding substrate-binding periplasmic protein; translation: MSYLYTFTVQIALLFTLASTASAQAEEPLKVIVTAAGKPWSYIDDQGKPQGISRELMGAVFDDMAVPVNYKALLYTRALHSLKTGKADVMALTIGSTQSIQPPPDTYVSPAPVGNIPLSIYKLASRDLTIQTPRDLANYRVGLVRVEKQPAGQADNVFYYPRNEFLFKALAKGKIDFAIGALYFDHVWSEKFEVEIERLLQIDTLNIYIAFSSQTLGEKKAASLCRDYFLTNKKLSNNGKLEQLLLGMDAPDLVPHLKITDKVENPDCVTQIAKDNTGN